The Ancylobacter sp. WKF20 genome contains a region encoding:
- a CDS encoding UDP-N-acetylmuramoylalanyl-D-glutamyl-2,6-diaminopimelate--D-alanyl-D-alanine ligase translates to MAASEPLWTPQALADATGGTLAGAAGPAIGGVSIDTRTLQPGDVFFAIRGDNSDGHAYVGKAADARASLCVVERARVAEMPEGAALLAVDDVLGALEAAGRAARARSAARIVGVTGSVGKTTTKEALLLALGADGPTHASAASYNNHWGVPLSLARLPAGSAYGVFELGMNHAGEITPLTRMVRPHVAVITTIEPVHIAQFPSIEAIADAKAEIFLGVEPGGAVVLNRDNPHFDRLAAAAQAAGIATIIGFGESADAQARLVSHALQPHGSTATADILGETVSFKVGLPGRHIIQNMLAVLAAAKLAGADLALAAMALASFGPPPGRGVRTRLAVKGGLATLIDESYNANPASMRAALAVLAGMPVSGRGRRIAVLGDMLELGPQGEAMHAELAPATAGIDLVFCAGPLMRSLWEALPDNRRGAWAPDAAALLPQVAERLRADDVVTVKGSNGSRMGVLARALAERFKPSAELLAADTPE, encoded by the coding sequence ATGGCCGCCTCCGAGCCGCTCTGGACGCCGCAGGCGCTGGCCGATGCCACCGGCGGCACGCTGGCGGGCGCCGCGGGCCCGGCGATCGGTGGCGTGTCCATCGACACCCGCACGCTCCAGCCGGGCGACGTGTTCTTCGCCATTCGCGGTGACAATAGCGACGGCCATGCCTATGTCGGCAAGGCCGCCGATGCCAGGGCGAGCCTCTGCGTCGTCGAGCGCGCCCGCGTCGCCGAGATGCCCGAGGGCGCGGCGCTGCTGGCGGTGGACGATGTGCTCGGCGCGCTGGAAGCGGCCGGTCGCGCGGCACGCGCGCGCAGCGCCGCCCGCATCGTCGGCGTCACCGGCTCGGTCGGCAAGACCACGACCAAGGAGGCGCTGCTGCTCGCCCTCGGAGCGGACGGGCCGACCCATGCCTCGGCGGCCTCCTACAATAATCACTGGGGCGTGCCGCTCTCACTGGCGCGCCTGCCGGCGGGCAGCGCCTATGGCGTGTTCGAGCTCGGCATGAACCATGCCGGCGAGATCACCCCGCTCACCCGGATGGTGCGCCCGCATGTGGCGGTCATCACCACCATCGAGCCGGTGCATATCGCCCAGTTCCCGAGCATCGAGGCCATCGCCGACGCCAAGGCGGAGATCTTCCTCGGCGTCGAGCCAGGCGGGGCGGTGGTGCTCAACCGCGACAACCCGCATTTCGACCGGCTGGCGGCGGCGGCACAGGCAGCCGGCATCGCCACCATCATCGGCTTCGGCGAATCGGCGGATGCGCAGGCGCGCCTCGTCTCCCACGCGCTCCAGCCGCATGGCTCGACCGCCACTGCCGATATTCTCGGCGAGACCGTCAGCTTCAAGGTGGGCCTGCCCGGCCGGCACATCATCCAGAACATGCTGGCGGTGCTGGCGGCGGCCAAGCTCGCCGGCGCCGATCTCGCGCTCGCCGCCATGGCGCTCGCCAGTTTCGGCCCGCCGCCGGGGCGCGGCGTGCGCACGCGGCTCGCCGTCAAGGGTGGGCTCGCGACGTTGATCGACGAGAGCTACAACGCCAATCCCGCCTCGATGCGCGCCGCGCTCGCCGTGCTCGCCGGCATGCCGGTGAGCGGACGCGGGCGGCGCATCGCCGTGCTCGGCGACATGCTGGAGCTCGGCCCGCAGGGCGAGGCGATGCATGCCGAACTCGCGCCCGCCACCGCCGGGATCGACCTCGTCTTCTGCGCCGGACCGCTGATGCGCTCCCTGTGGGAGGCGTTGCCAGACAACCGCCGCGGCGCCTGGGCGCCGGACGCCGCCGCGCTCCTGCCGCAGGTCGCCGAGCGGCTGCGCGCCGACGATGTGGTCACGGTCAAGGGTTCCAATGGCAGCCGCATGGGCGTGCTCGCCCGGGCGCTGGCCGAGCGTTTCAAGCCGAGCGCGGAGCTGCTGGCAGCGGATACGCCGGAATGA
- a CDS encoding UDP-N-acetylmuramoyl-L-alanyl-D-glutamate--2,6-diaminopimelate ligase produces MPDRIRPTADCARRLTLGELIGDDADYSAANHALDVAEPVLDSRTARAGDVFFALAGAKTDGMAYARDAVARGAVAVVGESEAPGLDPAISYVRVGNARRAVALAAARAFPKQPATIVAVTGTSGKTSVAAFTRQIWARLGHASASLGTLGVVAPSGAVYGSLTTPDPIALHRTLHQLAQEGVTHLCLEASSHGLDQHRLDGVRLTAGAFTNLSRDHLDYHPSMEAYLEAKMRLFRALLPRGGGAAIWVDTTEGSHVAQVAAEHELNVLGIGNAGAGITLLARQDEGLGQRLDIEMEGERRTLKLPLVGAFQASNALIAAGLVLLTGGPRAATLDALETLEGVPGRLELVGTHKGAGVFVDYAHKPDALANALDALRPYATGRLIVVFGCGGDRDTGKRPLMGAIAAEKADVAIVTDDNPRSEDPASIRAAVLAAAPGAREIGDRAEAIRAAIAMAGTGDVVLIAGKGHETGQIIGDRVLPFSDRDVAAGFIEE; encoded by the coding sequence ATGCCCGACCGGATCCGCCCCACCGCCGACTGCGCGCGCCGCCTCACCCTGGGTGAGCTGATCGGCGACGACGCCGATTACAGCGCCGCCAACCACGCGCTCGATGTCGCCGAGCCGGTGCTCGACAGCCGCACGGCGCGCGCCGGCGACGTGTTCTTCGCGCTCGCCGGAGCCAAGACCGACGGTATGGCCTATGCGCGTGACGCGGTGGCGCGCGGCGCCGTCGCGGTGGTCGGCGAGAGCGAGGCGCCGGGGCTCGATCCGGCGATTTCCTATGTCCGCGTCGGCAACGCCCGCCGCGCGGTGGCGCTGGCGGCGGCGCGGGCTTTCCCCAAGCAACCCGCCACCATCGTCGCGGTCACCGGCACGTCGGGGAAAACATCCGTCGCCGCCTTCACCCGTCAGATCTGGGCGCGGCTTGGCCATGCCAGCGCGAGTCTGGGCACGCTCGGCGTCGTCGCGCCCTCCGGCGCGGTCTATGGGTCGCTGACGACGCCCGACCCCATCGCCCTGCATCGCACGCTCCACCAGCTGGCGCAGGAGGGCGTGACGCATCTGTGCCTTGAGGCCTCCTCGCACGGGCTCGACCAGCACCGGCTGGACGGCGTGCGCCTCACTGCCGGGGCCTTCACCAATCTGTCGCGCGACCATCTCGATTATCACCCGAGCATGGAGGCCTATCTCGAGGCCAAGATGCGGCTGTTCCGGGCGCTCCTCCCGCGCGGCGGCGGGGCGGCGATCTGGGTCGATACCACCGAGGGAAGCCATGTCGCGCAGGTGGCCGCCGAGCATGAGCTGAACGTGCTCGGCATCGGCAATGCCGGGGCCGGCATCACCCTGCTGGCGCGGCAGGATGAGGGGCTCGGCCAGCGTCTCGACATCGAAATGGAGGGCGAGCGCCGCACGCTGAAGCTGCCGCTGGTCGGCGCCTTCCAGGCCTCCAACGCGCTGATCGCCGCCGGCCTCGTCTTGCTCACCGGCGGTCCGCGCGCGGCGACATTGGACGCGCTGGAGACGCTAGAGGGCGTTCCCGGCCGGCTGGAACTGGTCGGCACGCATAAGGGCGCCGGTGTCTTCGTCGATTACGCCCACAAGCCCGACGCGCTCGCCAACGCGCTCGACGCGCTGCGCCCCTACGCCACCGGCCGGCTTATCGTCGTGTTCGGCTGCGGTGGTGACCGCGACACGGGCAAGCGCCCGCTGATGGGCGCCATTGCGGCTGAGAAGGCGGATGTGGCCATTGTCACCGATGACAATCCGCGCAGCGAGGACCCCGCCAGCATCCGCGCCGCCGTGCTCGCCGCCGCCCCCGGCGCCCGCGAGATCGGCGACCGGGCGGAGGCGATCCGTGCCGCCATCGCCATGGCCGGGACGGGGGATGTCGTGCTGATCGCCGGCAAGGGTCACGAAACCGGCCAAATCATCGGCGACCGCGTGCTGCCCTTCTCCGACCGCGACGTCGCGGCGGGATTCATCGAGGAGTGA
- a CDS encoding penicillin-binding protein 2, which yields MAAGRGRPEPHAVARARIILCMLVFSGVYLGIAGRLAMFASAPEGTLARRGVASDAVASARPDVLDRNGLVLATDVKSSSLFGEPRRLIDVDEAVEALTAVLPDINADELRQRLASNRGFVWLKREITPQQQREIHNLGLPGIGFMTENRRVYPGGTLGAHVLGSTNIDNQGIAGVEKWIDTRGLADLHLAGFASDRQQEPVELAMDLRVQHVLRDELSTAKEKFKAIAAAGTVVDVRTGEIIAMVSLPDFDANDPARSLDPKNLNRLTTGVFEMGSTFKALTFAMALDSGRFNVNSTLDARGALQFGKFRINDYHAENRVLTLPEVFLVSSNIGTAKMALALGVDAHKAFLKKAGQLDRLRTELPESAAPIVPKRWGELNTATISFGHGLAVAPLQAVMAVNAMVNGGMLIPPTFLKRTPEEAQALGTRIIKPETSAKMRYLLRLNAEKGSAKKVNVPGMFAGGKTGTAEKVINGRYSKTKLLTTFTGVFPMDDPHYLVLVMLDEPQAVEGTYGFATSGWNAAPTTGKIISRIGPMLGIMPRTDVPTAESLLTNYTLAQAQ from the coding sequence ATGGCCGCCGGCCGTGGCCGGCCCGAGCCGCACGCCGTGGCGCGCGCCCGCATCATCCTGTGCATGCTGGTGTTTTCCGGCGTCTATCTCGGCATTGCCGGCCGCCTCGCCATGTTCGCCTCGGCGCCCGAGGGCACGCTGGCGCGGCGCGGCGTCGCCTCCGACGCGGTGGCCTCGGCCCGGCCGGATGTGCTCGACCGCAACGGTCTCGTGCTCGCCACTGACGTGAAATCCTCCTCGCTGTTCGGCGAGCCGCGCCGGCTGATCGACGTCGACGAGGCGGTGGAGGCGCTCACCGCCGTGCTGCCGGACATCAACGCCGATGAACTCCGCCAGCGGCTGGCCTCCAATCGCGGCTTCGTCTGGCTGAAGCGCGAGATCACCCCGCAGCAGCAGCGCGAGATTCACAATCTCGGCCTGCCCGGTATCGGCTTCATGACCGAGAACCGCCGCGTCTATCCCGGCGGCACGCTGGGCGCGCATGTGCTCGGCTCGACCAATATCGACAATCAGGGCATTGCCGGCGTCGAGAAGTGGATCGACACGCGCGGCCTTGCCGACCTGCACCTCGCCGGCTTCGCCTCCGACCGCCAGCAGGAGCCGGTCGAACTCGCCATGGACCTGCGCGTCCAGCATGTGCTGCGCGACGAGCTGTCCACCGCCAAGGAGAAGTTCAAGGCCATCGCCGCCGCCGGCACGGTGGTGGATGTGCGCACCGGCGAGATCATCGCCATGGTGTCGCTGCCCGATTTCGACGCCAACGACCCCGCCCGCTCGCTCGATCCGAAGAACCTGAACCGCCTGACCACCGGCGTGTTCGAGATGGGCTCGACCTTCAAGGCGCTGACCTTCGCCATGGCGCTGGACAGCGGGCGCTTCAACGTCAACTCGACGCTGGACGCGCGCGGCGCGCTGCAGTTCGGCAAGTTCCGCATCAATGACTATCACGCGGAAAACCGCGTGCTGACGCTGCCGGAAGTCTTCCTCGTCTCGTCCAATATTGGCACGGCGAAGATGGCGCTGGCGCTCGGCGTCGACGCGCACAAGGCGTTCCTCAAGAAGGCCGGCCAGCTCGACCGGCTGCGCACCGAGCTGCCGGAAAGCGCCGCGCCGATCGTGCCCAAGCGGTGGGGCGAGCTGAACACCGCCACCATTTCCTTCGGCCACGGCCTTGCGGTCGCGCCGCTCCAGGCGGTGATGGCGGTGAACGCCATGGTCAATGGCGGCATGCTGATCCCGCCGACCTTCCTCAAGCGCACGCCCGAAGAGGCGCAGGCGCTCGGCACCCGCATCATCAAGCCCGAGACCAGCGCCAAGATGCGCTACCTGCTGCGGCTCAACGCGGAGAAGGGTTCGGCCAAGAAGGTGAACGTGCCCGGCATGTTCGCCGGCGGCAAGACCGGCACGGCGGAGAAAGTCATCAATGGCCGCTACTCCAAGACCAAGCTGCTGACCACCTTCACCGGCGTGTTCCCGATGGACGACCCGCACTATCTCGTCCTCGTCATGCTCGACGAACCGCAGGCGGTGGAAGGCACCTATGGCTTCGCCACCTCCGGCTGGAACGCGGCGCCGACCACCGGCAAGATCATTTCCCGCATCGGCCCGATGCTCGGCATCATGCCGCGCACCGACGTGCCGACGGCGGAAAGCCTGCTGACCAACTACACGCTGGCGCAGGCCCAGTAG
- the rsmH gene encoding 16S rRNA (cytosine(1402)-N(4))-methyltransferase RsmH, with translation MMAGRGGSETDAAGGPARHLPVLLAEVVTHLAPEDGGVYVDGTFGAGGYTRAILAAADCRVIAIDRDPTAIAGGQAMVEASAGRLTLVHERFSELEEVAERLDLTGRIDGVVLDIGVSSMQIDEGERGFSFRRDGPLDMRMSKEGPSAADLVATLSETDLANLIYRFGEERHSRAVARAILAARQVEPITRTLQLADIVAKVVWAKPHEPHPATRTFQALRIAVNDELGELARALTAAERVLKPGGRLVVVTFHSLEDRIVKTFLANRAKANAGSRHLPLAVSAPTSFRLVARGAVEAGEAELAVNPRARSAKLRAGERTEAPAHAPGDLASLLPPTPDAKSRR, from the coding sequence ATGATGGCGGGTCGCGGCGGTTCGGAGACGGACGCTGCCGGCGGACCGGCCCGCCATCTGCCGGTCCTGCTCGCGGAAGTCGTCACCCATCTCGCGCCTGAGGATGGCGGCGTCTATGTCGACGGCACCTTTGGCGCCGGCGGCTACACCCGCGCCATTCTCGCCGCCGCCGATTGCCGCGTCATCGCCATCGACCGCGACCCGACCGCCATTGCCGGCGGGCAGGCCATGGTCGAGGCGAGCGCCGGCCGGCTCACCCTGGTGCATGAGCGTTTCAGCGAGCTGGAAGAGGTGGCCGAACGGCTGGATCTCACCGGCCGGATCGACGGCGTGGTGCTCGATATCGGCGTCTCCTCCATGCAGATCGACGAGGGCGAGCGCGGCTTTTCCTTCCGCCGCGACGGGCCGCTCGACATGCGCATGTCGAAGGAGGGGCCCTCGGCCGCCGATCTCGTGGCGACGCTTTCCGAGACCGATCTCGCCAATCTCATCTACCGCTTCGGCGAGGAGCGCCATTCGCGCGCCGTCGCCCGCGCCATCCTTGCCGCGCGGCAGGTCGAGCCGATCACCCGCACGCTGCAACTCGCCGACATCGTCGCCAAGGTGGTGTGGGCCAAGCCCCATGAGCCGCACCCGGCGACGCGCACCTTCCAGGCGCTGCGCATCGCGGTGAATGACGAGCTGGGCGAACTCGCCCGTGCGCTCACCGCCGCCGAGCGGGTGCTGAAGCCCGGTGGGCGGCTGGTGGTCGTCACCTTCCACTCGCTGGAAGACCGCATCGTGAAGACCTTCCTCGCCAACCGGGCCAAGGCCAATGCCGGCTCGCGCCACCTGCCGCTCGCGGTGAGCGCGCCGACCAGCTTCCGGCTGGTGGCGCGCGGCGCGGTGGAGGCGGGCGAGGCGGAGCTGGCGGTGAATCCGCGCGCGCGCTCCGCCAAGCTGCGGGCTGGCGAGCGCACCGAGGCGCCCGCCCATGCGCCGGGCGATCTCGCCTCGCTCCTGCCGCCCACCCCGGACGCCAAAAGCCGCCGCTGA
- a CDS encoding division/cell wall cluster transcriptional repressor MraZ — MDRFVSTYPMRLDSKGRMSIPAPFRALIARDGLEHVYCHPALDLPALQAGGGRLMAGIDSLIERYPPYSEAREELATALYGSIETLRLDPEGRVVLSETLKTHAQIATEAVLVGLGDSFRIWEPSRFRAHLAEAKAKVRALKEELGSQGAARVTRAEGA, encoded by the coding sequence ATGGATCGTTTCGTATCGACCTATCCGATGCGGCTCGATTCCAAGGGCCGGATGTCGATCCCCGCGCCCTTCCGGGCGCTGATCGCGCGCGACGGGCTGGAGCATGTCTATTGCCATCCCGCGCTCGACCTGCCGGCCCTTCAGGCCGGCGGCGGGCGGCTGATGGCGGGGATCGACAGTCTGATCGAGCGCTATCCGCCCTATTCGGAGGCCCGCGAGGAGCTGGCCACGGCGCTCTATGGATCGATCGAGACGCTGCGTCTCGATCCGGAGGGCCGGGTGGTGCTGAGCGAGACCTTGAAGACGCACGCGCAGATCGCGACCGAGGCCGTGCTGGTCGGTCTCGGCGATTCGTTTCGAATCTGGGAGCCCAGCCGCTTCCGGGCGCATCTGGCCGAGGCCAAGGCGAAGGTGCGCGCGCTGAAGGAAGAGCTGGGGTCTCAGGGGGCGGCGCGTGTCACACGCGCCGAGGGGGCATGA
- a CDS encoding N-acetylmuramoyl-L-alanine amidase: MTDAAATFPADSPLAAEVLPSPNHGERVGAGVGLARPDILLLHYTGMESTAQAVDWLRSPERQVSAHYVVFEDGRIAQLVPEARRAWHAGVSSWGGARDINSRSIGIEIANPGHDFGYPPFPAIQIEAVTALCKDILTRHPIPPDRVLAHSDVAPARKNDPGEKFPWEVLHRFGVGHLVEETPPVDGRFFMRGEHGQPIEALQAMLALYGYEVPVSGTYCEQTEAVVRAFQRHFRRSRVDGIADVSTLQTLYRLCMSRPETGASDA, translated from the coding sequence ATGACCGACGCTGCCGCCACCTTCCCCGCCGATTCCCCGCTTGCCGCCGAGGTGCTGCCCTCGCCGAACCATGGCGAGCGCGTGGGCGCGGGAGTAGGCTTGGCGCGGCCGGACATCCTGCTGCTGCACTACACCGGCATGGAATCGACCGCGCAGGCGGTGGACTGGCTGCGCAGCCCCGAGCGGCAGGTCTCGGCTCACTATGTCGTGTTCGAGGATGGCCGCATCGCTCAGCTCGTGCCGGAGGCGCGGCGGGCCTGGCATGCCGGGGTGAGCAGCTGGGGCGGGGCGCGCGACATCAATTCGCGCTCCATCGGCATCGAGATCGCCAATCCCGGCCATGATTTCGGCTACCCGCCCTTCCCCGCCATCCAGATCGAGGCGGTGACGGCGCTGTGCAAGGATATCCTCACCCGCCACCCCATCCCGCCCGACCGGGTGCTCGCCCATTCCGACGTCGCCCCGGCGCGCAAGAATGATCCCGGCGAAAAATTCCCGTGGGAGGTGCTGCACCGCTTCGGCGTCGGTCATCTGGTGGAGGAGACGCCGCCCGTCGATGGGCGCTTCTTCATGCGCGGCGAGCACGGCCAGCCGATCGAGGCGCTGCAGGCGATGCTGGCGCTCTATGGCTATGAGGTGCCGGTGAGCGGCACCTATTGCGAGCAGACGGAAGCGGTGGTGCGGGCCTTCCAGCGGCATTTCCGCCGCTCGCGGGTCGACGGCATCGCCGATGTCTCGACGCTGCAGACGCTGTACCGGCTCTGCATGTCCCGCCCCGAAACCGGCGCGAGCGACGCCTGA
- a CDS encoding transglycosylase SLT domain-containing protein produces the protein MTGADRLVALVDREAKANGIPVALARAVVRIESNWNVRTTGRAGEVGLMQIKHQTARGVGYTGTRAALYEPATNIKFGMRYLAGAYRLAGGDTCGTVMRYQGGHGATRMSSAARAYCGKARTIMAAN, from the coding sequence GTGACGGGAGCGGATAGACTGGTCGCACTGGTCGACCGCGAGGCGAAGGCGAACGGCATTCCCGTCGCGCTGGCCCGCGCCGTGGTGCGCATCGAGAGCAACTGGAACGTGCGGACGACGGGACGCGCCGGTGAGGTCGGGCTCATGCAGATCAAGCACCAGACCGCGCGCGGCGTCGGCTACACCGGCACGCGGGCCGCGCTCTACGAGCCCGCCACCAATATCAAGTTCGGCATGCGCTACCTGGCCGGCGCCTATCGGCTGGCGGGTGGCGATACCTGCGGCACGGTCATGCGCTACCAGGGCGGCCATGGCGCCACCCGCATGTCCTCCGCCGCGCGGGCCTATTGCGGCAAGGCCCGCACCATCATGGCGGCCAATTAA
- a CDS encoding alpha/beta hydrolase, which yields MTTPMTTPTAHPRAGHSLPHRPRLAPGLPVLALALLLAPISGLPAAAQEAGSVASPAAPIPGHERIDIPAPLRGAPLKASVWYPTQGRTYRAPVGDNAIFIGAPAYMGAPYPAGKLPLVLISHGSGGNIDGLSWLANGLTAQGFIVAGVNHPGSTSGDSSPRRSVRHWERAQDVRALLDGLLAEPELGPHIDTSRISVLGFSLGGVTAMTLAGARPDRDAFARYCAVPAEGKKDCLFFSKGGVAFNELPKEPFEQDLRDPRLSKVVAVDPAMAKVYTPESLKGITVPVEVISLGDPVWEAVEVGPTGGNFAARIPHFVHETIAPADHYSFLALCKPAAPELLKAEGEDPICADPVGADRAEVHRQVIERAGRFLSAAAPGN from the coding sequence ATGACCACGCCCATGACCACGCCCACTGCCCATCCTCGCGCCGGCCATTCCTTGCCGCACCGCCCGCGCCTTGCCCCCGGCTTGCCGGTCCTCGCGCTTGCCCTGCTTCTCGCGCCGATCTCCGGCCTTCCGGCGGCGGCGCAGGAGGCGGGTTCCGTTGCGAGCCCCGCCGCGCCGATCCCCGGCCATGAGCGGATCGACATCCCCGCGCCGCTGCGCGGGGCGCCGCTCAAGGCCTCGGTCTGGTACCCGACGCAGGGGCGCACCTACCGTGCGCCGGTCGGCGACAATGCCATCTTCATCGGCGCGCCGGCCTATATGGGCGCGCCCTATCCGGCCGGAAAGCTGCCTTTGGTGCTGATCTCGCACGGGTCGGGCGGCAATATCGACGGCCTGTCCTGGCTGGCCAACGGGCTGACCGCGCAGGGCTTCATCGTCGCCGGCGTCAATCATCCCGGCAGCACCTCGGGCGACAGTTCACCCCGCCGCAGCGTGCGGCACTGGGAGCGGGCGCAGGATGTGCGGGCGTTGCTCGACGGCCTGCTCGCCGAGCCGGAGCTCGGCCCGCATATCGACACCAGCCGCATCTCGGTGCTCGGCTTCTCGCTTGGCGGGGTGACGGCGATGACGCTGGCGGGCGCCCGGCCAGACCGCGACGCCTTCGCCCGTTACTGCGCCGTGCCGGCCGAGGGCAAGAAGGACTGTCTGTTCTTCTCCAAGGGCGGCGTCGCCTTTAACGAGCTGCCGAAGGAGCCGTTCGAGCAGGATCTGCGCGATCCCCGCCTCTCAAAGGTGGTGGCGGTCGATCCGGCCATGGCCAAGGTCTACACGCCCGAGAGCCTCAAGGGCATCACCGTGCCGGTCGAGGTGATCAGCCTCGGCGATCCCGTCTGGGAGGCGGTAGAGGTCGGCCCGACCGGCGGCAACTTCGCCGCGCGGATCCCGCATTTCGTGCATGAGACCATCGCGCCGGCCGACCATTACAGCTTCCTGGCGCTGTGCAAGCCGGCGGCGCCGGAACTGCTCAAGGCCGAGGGCGAGGACCCGATCTGCGCCGATCCGGTGGGGGCGGACCGCGCCGAGGTGCATCGGCAGGTGATCGAGCGGGCCGGGCGTTTCCTCAGCGCGGCGGCGCCGGGCAACTGA
- a CDS encoding helix-turn-helix domain-containing protein — MPDAALAAMPAFPVSVFAAALLLYLLLRLVLRGEGNGWQRALVGLAAMQSLIVAGTQHYGIEALRPVQPVTATLVPAAAYLAFLASAVRPIDPARDWVHLGGPVFTAFCLAFAPATLDAVIVLVFLAYGGVMLLALRGGEDALPRIRLESGGPSLTAWRLLALLLIGSALSDLAITLADLAGAMAWRGAIVSLTSSLLMLALGLAGLERAGDEPQGEAAEDDARPETPAADAATLEADRALVARARAVLTAQKLAADPDLTLARLARRLGVPAKALSAAVNRAEGHNVSQFVNAVRVEAACADLATGAPVTQAMLDAGFRTKSNFNREFRRLTGLSPTEWRAKGAPPATGETPPRP, encoded by the coding sequence ATGCCCGACGCCGCCCTCGCCGCCATGCCCGCCTTCCCCGTTTCGGTCTTCGCCGCGGCGCTGCTGCTGTATCTGCTGCTGCGGCTCGTGCTGCGCGGCGAGGGCAATGGCTGGCAGCGCGCGCTGGTGGGGCTCGCGGCGATGCAGTCGCTCATCGTCGCCGGCACGCAGCATTACGGCATCGAGGCGCTGCGCCCGGTCCAGCCGGTGACGGCGACGCTGGTGCCGGCCGCCGCCTATCTCGCGTTTCTCGCCAGCGCGGTGCGGCCGATCGATCCGGCGCGGGACTGGGTGCATCTCGGCGGGCCGGTGTTCACCGCCTTCTGCCTTGCCTTCGCGCCGGCGACGCTCGACGCGGTGATCGTCCTCGTCTTCCTCGCCTATGGCGGGGTGATGCTGCTCGCCTTGCGCGGCGGCGAGGATGCGCTGCCGCGCATCCGGCTGGAGAGCGGCGGCCCCTCGCTCACCGCCTGGCGTCTGCTGGCGCTCTTGCTGATCGGCTCGGCGCTCAGCGACCTCGCCATTACGCTGGCCGATCTCGCCGGTGCCATGGCCTGGCGCGGCGCCATTGTCAGCCTGACCTCCTCGCTGCTCATGCTGGCGCTGGGCCTCGCCGGACTGGAGCGCGCCGGCGACGAGCCCCAGGGCGAGGCGGCCGAGGACGACGCCAGGCCGGAAACGCCCGCCGCCGATGCCGCGACGCTGGAGGCTGACCGCGCGCTGGTCGCCCGGGCGCGCGCGGTGCTGACCGCCCAGAAGCTCGCCGCCGACCCGGACCTTACGCTGGCCCGTCTCGCCCGCCGGCTCGGCGTGCCGGCCAAGGCGCTGTCGGCGGCGGTGAACCGGGCCGAGGGGCACAATGTCAGCCAGTTCGTCAATGCGGTCCGCGTCGAGGCGGCCTGCGCCGACCTCGCCACCGGCGCCCCGGTGACGCAGGCCATGCTGGATGCCGGCTTCCGCACCAAATCCAACTTCAACCGCGAATTTCGCCGCCTCACCGGCCTCAGCCCGACCGAATGGCGGGCGAAAGGCGCGCCGCCTGCCACGGGAGAGACGCCGCCGCGCCCTTGA
- the dapB gene encoding 4-hydroxy-tetrahydrodipicolinate reductase: protein MIRIILAGATGWVGRALVPAITKAADLELVAAISRNHAGTDLGVALDGKPSGVPVFARIEEALATPADVLIDYTKPNVVKAHALAALKSGLHVVIGTSGLGAADYAELDTEASARGRGVLAAGNFSVTATLLKRFTLEAAKYVADVELIDYASAGKPDAPSGTGRELAEALAGVRQAATSRPVSEVVGVPETRGGAFGEGATEVRVHALRLPSFVLGVEAIFGAPDERLTIRHDAGSSAAPYVAGTLLATRKVSGWTGVRRGLDTLLD, encoded by the coding sequence ATGATCCGCATCATTCTCGCAGGCGCCACCGGCTGGGTCGGCCGCGCCCTCGTGCCCGCCATCACCAAGGCTGCCGATCTCGAACTCGTGGCCGCCATCTCGCGCAACCATGCCGGCACCGATCTCGGCGTCGCGCTGGACGGCAAGCCCTCCGGCGTGCCGGTCTTCGCCCGCATCGAGGAGGCGCTCGCCACCCCGGCCGATGTGCTGATCGACTACACCAAGCCCAATGTGGTGAAGGCGCATGCGCTCGCCGCGCTGAAAAGCGGGCTGCATGTCGTCATCGGCACGTCGGGCCTCGGCGCGGCCGATTATGCCGAACTCGACACGGAAGCCAGCGCGCGCGGGCGCGGCGTGCTCGCCGCCGGCAATTTCTCGGTGACGGCGACGCTGCTGAAGCGCTTCACGCTGGAAGCCGCCAAATATGTCGCCGATGTCGAACTCATCGACTACGCCTCCGCCGGAAAGCCGGACGCCCCTTCCGGCACCGGCCGCGAACTGGCCGAGGCGCTGGCCGGCGTGCGGCAGGCGGCCACCAGCCGCCCGGTTTCCGAGGTGGTCGGCGTGCCGGAGACGCGCGGCGGCGCCTTTGGCGAGGGCGCGACGGAAGTGCGGGTGCACGCACTGCGCCTGCCCTCCTTCGTGCTCGGCGTGGAGGCGATCTTCGGCGCGCCGGATGAGCGCCTCACCATTCGCCACGATGCCGGTTCCTCGGCCGCGCCCTATGTCGCCGGCACGCTGCTCGCCACGCGCAAGGTCAGCGGCTGGACCGGGGTGCGGCGCGGCCTCGACACGCTGCTGGACTGA